In a single window of the Acetivibrio clariflavus DSM 19732 genome:
- a CDS encoding phage holin family protein yields MKTVWNWVQAVFTAIGGFLGWFLGGLDGFLYALIAFVAIDYVTGVMCAIVDKKLSSEVGAKGIFKKVLIFVLVGVGHIIDSQVLGNGGAIRTAVIFFYLSNEGISILENAAHIGLPIPEKLKNALEQLHGHSNEEDEKK; encoded by the coding sequence ATGAAAACAGTATGGAACTGGGTACAGGCGGTTTTTACTGCTATTGGTGGATTTCTTGGCTGGTTTCTTGGAGGGCTGGATGGATTTTTATATGCGCTCATCGCTTTTGTGGCCATTGACTATGTGACCGGCGTGATGTGTGCCATTGTAGACAAAAAGCTTTCGAGTGAAGTCGGGGCCAAGGGCATCTTTAAGAAAGTGCTTATATTTGTACTTGTGGGTGTGGGACACATAATCGACAGCCAGGTGCTCGGCAACGGCGGGGCAATCCGGACAGCGGTGATTTTCTTTTACCTGAGTAACGAGGGAATTTCAATTCTTGAGAATGCAGCACATATAGGACTGCCCATTCCTGAAAAGCTGAAGAACGCATTGGAACAACTGCATGGCCACTCAAATGAGGAGGATGAAAAGAAATGA
- a CDS encoding recombinase family protein, whose product MTTRNVTVIPARKRIGNSAKAEELPKLRVAAYCRVSTDSEEQATSYEAQIEHYTNYIKSNPEWELAGIFADEGITGTNTKKREEFNRMIEECMQGKIDMIITKSISRFARNTLDCLKYIRQLKEKNIPVYFEKENINTLDSKGEILLTIMASLAQQESQSLSQNVKLGIQYRYQQGKIHINHNRFLGYTKDKDGNLVIVPEEAEIVKRIYREYLEGSSMLQIARGLEADGILTGAGNPRWHTSTINKILRNEKYIGDALLQKTYTVDFLSKKRVPNNGIVPQYYVENSHEPIIPREIFMQVQEQLVKRRCVHISKNGKKRNYSNNHPLSQMVFCGKCHEVFRRVHWNNRGKKSIVWRCVSRLENTGLFCTASTILEDTLKEKIVEAINIAVSGKNSFLAILKKNIETVLNEDLDESTADIDKRLEELQAELIQLANSKEAYDNIVNEIYRLRDLRQETLSRNALRQDKRDRIAEMTDFLNMQTGGITEFDDKLVRKLIEKATVYNDRLVVEFKSGLEIEVNL is encoded by the coding sequence ATGACAACCAGGAATGTTACGGTAATTCCTGCCCGTAAGCGAATCGGGAATAGTGCAAAGGCCGAGGAATTGCCAAAGCTTCGGGTAGCAGCTTACTGTCGTGTTTCTACGGACAGCGAGGAGCAGGCAACCAGTTATGAAGCGCAAATTGAGCATTATACAAATTACATTAAAAGCAATCCAGAATGGGAGTTAGCAGGCATATTTGCAGATGAAGGTATTACCGGAACTAACACAAAAAAGCGTGAGGAATTTAACCGGATGATAGAAGAATGCATGCAGGGAAAAATCGATATGATAATCACAAAATCTATCAGCCGGTTTGCAAGAAATACGCTGGACTGCCTGAAGTACATAAGGCAGCTTAAAGAAAAAAATATTCCGGTTTACTTTGAAAAGGAAAATATAAATACATTGGATTCCAAAGGGGAAATCCTGTTGACCATTATGGCTTCTTTGGCACAGCAAGAAAGCCAATCGTTAAGCCAGAATGTAAAACTGGGTATTCAATACCGATATCAGCAAGGAAAAATCCATATCAATCATAACAGGTTTCTTGGCTATACAAAGGATAAGGATGGTAACTTAGTTATCGTACCTGAAGAAGCGGAGATCGTCAAACGCATTTACAGAGAATATCTTGAAGGTTCCAGTATGCTACAGATAGCTAGGGGTTTGGAGGCTGACGGAATTCTGACGGGTGCAGGCAATCCCAGATGGCATACCAGTACCATCAATAAGATTTTGAGAAATGAAAAATATATCGGTGATGCGCTGCTGCAGAAAACCTATACGGTAGATTTTTTATCAAAGAAAAGGGTACCCAATAATGGTATTGTTCCACAATACTATGTAGAAAACAGCCATGAGCCTATAATCCCGCGTGAAATTTTTATGCAGGTTCAGGAACAGCTTGTTAAAAGAAGATGTGTGCATATAAGTAAGAACGGAAAGAAGAGAAACTACAGCAATAATCATCCCTTATCCCAAATGGTGTTCTGCGGCAAGTGTCATGAAGTATTCCGCAGGGTTCATTGGAATAACCGAGGGAAAAAATCCATCGTTTGGAGATGCGTCAGCAGATTGGAAAACACCGGTTTGTTTTGTACCGCTTCCACTATACTTGAAGATACTCTCAAAGAGAAGATTGTAGAAGCTATCAATATAGCCGTCAGCGGGAAAAACTCTTTCCTGGCCATACTGAAAAAGAATATTGAAACCGTATTAAACGAGGATTTGGACGAGAGTACGGCAGATATTGATAAAAGGCTGGAAGAGCTTCAAGCCGAGTTGATCCAATTGGCAAATTCAAAGGAAGCATATGATAATATTGTCAATGAGATTTACCGCTTACGGGACTTAAGGCAAGAAACCCTTTCAAGAAACGCTCTCCGTCAAGATAAGCGGGATCGGATCGCTGAGATGACGGACTTCCTTAATATGCAAACCGGTGGTATTACGGAATTTGATGATAAACTGGTTAGAAAACTAATTGAAAAGGCAACTGTATATAATGACAGGCTAGTGGTAGAGTTTAAGTCAGGGTTAGAAATAGAAGTAAACCTATAA
- the lspA gene encoding signal peptidase II — protein sequence MFYIFIITILTGIDQWTKYLIETQLKPIGAIPIVNDIFHLTYARNTGAAFSILRDKQAFLILVTTIVVGALIYYLIKILKTGEVAFKLSLAIIIGGALGNLIDRVRLNYVTDFLDFTLINYPIFNLADVFVVSGVVMLSYMLLFKGDMPKISKM from the coding sequence ATGTTTTATATTTTTATTATCACAATATTGACAGGGATTGATCAGTGGACTAAATATCTTATAGAAACACAATTAAAACCGATAGGTGCTATACCCATAGTTAATGATATATTCCATTTGACTTATGCAAGGAATACAGGAGCAGCTTTTAGCATATTGAGGGATAAGCAGGCATTTTTAATATTAGTCACAACCATTGTTGTTGGCGCATTAATATACTATTTGATAAAAATATTAAAGACAGGAGAAGTAGCCTTTAAGCTATCCTTGGCGATAATTATTGGTGGAGCTTTAGGAAATCTTATCGATAGAGTTAGATTGAACTATGTAACCGACTTTCTCGATTTCACACTAATTAATTACCCCATATTTAATTTAGCAGACGTATTTGTAGTTTCAGGAGTTGTCATGCTTTCATATATGCTTTTGTTTAAAGGAGATATGCCCAAAATCTCAAAGATGTGA
- a CDS encoding ArsR/SmtB family transcription factor, with translation MAKKIQPIERCDSDVIHEEIVNKVREKMPQEETLYNLAELFKVFGDSTRIKILWALDESEMCVCDIAFLLNMTQSAISHQLRVLKQAGLVKSRREGKIVFYSLEDEHVKQIFDQGLIHISEKSK, from the coding sequence ATGGCAAAAAAAATTCAACCAATTGAAAGATGCGACTCTGATGTAATACATGAGGAAATTGTAAATAAAGTGCGAGAAAAAATGCCTCAAGAAGAAACTCTATATAATCTAGCAGAACTATTTAAAGTTTTTGGAGATTCAACAAGAATTAAGATACTCTGGGCATTAGATGAATCAGAGATGTGCGTTTGCGATATTGCATTCTTATTAAATATGACCCAATCAGCAATTTCACATCAGCTAAGAGTCTTAAAGCAGGCTGGACTAGTAAAGAGCAGAAGAGAAGGAAAGATTGTATTCTACTCTCTTGAAGATGAACATGTAAAGCAAATATTTGACCAGGGATTAATTCATATTTCAGAAAAAAGTAAGTAA
- a CDS encoding heavy metal translocating P-type ATPase, producing MLKKEVILEGLDCANCAAKIEDEVNKLNGVKAYMNFMNKTLTLEIESEQEYKNILQQVKTIVHKHEPDVVVKEKSVNKSNKIVLILEGLGCANCAAKMEKEIRGLEGVEFAAVDFVSKKLTLEISPKVNRSELNKKIEGIVKKIEPDVKVIFEENNSKTKINENNEEEEEGVNKKEIIRLVVGGAIFAVGIIFNFQNWLELTLFIISYIIVGGEVVLRAIKGIARGQVFSEHFLMSIATIGAFFVGEYPEGVAVMLFYLVGELFQDIAVGHSRKSISALMDIRPDYANLKVGDEIRKVSPEEVNIGDIIIVKPGEKVPLDGKVIEGNSMVDTAALTGESVPRELGPGDDALSGFINKNGVLTIEVTKDFGDSTVSKILDLVQNASSRKAPTEKFITKFARFYTPIVVFGALALAIIPPLVIPGATFSTWIYRALVFLVISCPCALVISIPLGFFGGIGGASKRGILVKGSNYLDALNNVETVVFDKTGTLTKGIFEVVDVNPQADFTDEELIEYAAFAESHSSHPIALSILKAYNKDVDITKIEDYEEIAGHGIRAKVGGKEILVGNSKLMNKENIKYQEVETLGTIVHVAVDKKYAGNIVISDAVKEDSADAIKGLKALGVRNTVMLTGDSKAVGEKIATQLGIDEVYTELLPADKVEKIEALDAKKSHKGKIVFVGDGINDAPVLARADIGVAMGGLGSDAAIEAADIVIMTDEPSKIVTAIKVAKRTRKIVIQNIVLSLVVKAIFLALGAVGVATMWEAVFADVGVAIIAILNAMRVMNTKSI from the coding sequence ATGTTAAAGAAGGAAGTAATTTTAGAAGGTTTAGATTGCGCAAATTGTGCAGCTAAAATTGAAGATGAGGTTAATAAATTAAATGGAGTCAAAGCTTATATGAACTTCATGAACAAGACATTGACTTTAGAAATTGAATCAGAGCAAGAGTATAAGAATATATTACAGCAAGTTAAAACCATAGTGCACAAGCACGAACCGGATGTGGTAGTGAAAGAAAAATCCGTTAACAAGAGCAATAAAATAGTATTAATACTTGAAGGACTTGGCTGCGCGAATTGTGCAGCTAAAATGGAAAAAGAAATAAGAGGTCTAGAAGGAGTTGAATTTGCTGCAGTAGATTTTGTTTCGAAGAAACTAACACTGGAAATAAGTCCGAAAGTCAACCGCTCTGAGTTAAATAAGAAGATTGAAGGCATAGTAAAGAAAATAGAGCCAGATGTAAAGGTCATTTTTGAGGAGAATAACTCCAAGACCAAAATAAACGAAAATAACGAAGAGGAAGAAGAAGGTGTCAACAAAAAAGAAATCATAAGACTTGTGGTCGGTGGAGCAATATTTGCCGTGGGAATCATCTTTAATTTCCAAAATTGGCTTGAGCTTACCTTGTTTATTATTAGTTATATCATAGTTGGTGGAGAGGTTGTCTTAAGAGCAATAAAAGGTATTGCCCGTGGTCAGGTATTTAGTGAGCATTTTTTGATGAGTATTGCTACCATTGGTGCTTTCTTCGTTGGAGAGTATCCAGAAGGTGTAGCAGTTATGCTGTTCTATCTGGTAGGTGAATTGTTTCAGGATATAGCTGTAGGTCACTCCAGAAAATCAATAAGTGCTTTGATGGATATTCGTCCTGACTATGCAAATCTTAAAGTTGGCGATGAGATCAGGAAAGTATCTCCTGAAGAGGTAAACATAGGTGACATCATTATTGTTAAACCAGGAGAAAAAGTTCCCCTCGATGGCAAGGTTATAGAAGGAAACTCAATGGTTGACACTGCAGCGTTAACAGGGGAATCTGTTCCTCGTGAACTCGGGCCAGGAGACGATGCATTGAGCGGATTCATTAATAAAAATGGCGTTTTGACAATAGAGGTAACAAAGGATTTTGGTGATTCAACTGTATCTAAAATTTTGGATCTGGTTCAGAATGCCAGCAGTAGGAAGGCTCCTACAGAAAAATTTATAACAAAATTTGCCCGTTTCTATACTCCGATTGTAGTCTTTGGAGCATTAGCCTTAGCAATCATACCTCCATTGGTGATCCCCGGTGCAACTTTCTCTACATGGATATATCGAGCCTTAGTGTTCTTAGTTATATCTTGTCCATGTGCGTTAGTGATTTCAATACCATTGGGCTTCTTCGGAGGGATTGGCGGAGCGTCTAAGCGGGGGATATTAGTAAAAGGCAGCAACTATCTTGATGCGTTGAACAATGTGGAAACAGTTGTTTTCGATAAGACAGGTACTTTAACTAAAGGTATATTTGAGGTTGTGGATGTTAACCCCCAAGCCGATTTTACTGATGAGGAATTGATTGAATATGCGGCATTTGCTGAAAGTCACTCAAGTCATCCAATTGCACTATCCATTTTGAAAGCCTATAACAAAGATGTCGATATTACTAAAATTGAAGACTATGAGGAAATTGCAGGTCATGGGATTCGGGCTAAAGTTGGTGGTAAAGAGATTCTTGTCGGAAACAGCAAACTGATGAATAAAGAAAACATTAAATATCAGGAAGTTGAGACTCTAGGTACAATAGTACATGTTGCAGTAGACAAGAAATATGCAGGCAATATTGTAATCTCTGACGCAGTGAAGGAAGATTCAGCTGATGCGATTAAAGGATTGAAGGCATTAGGTGTTAGAAATACTGTTATGCTTACTGGTGATTCGAAGGCAGTTGGGGAAAAAATAGCAACCCAACTTGGAATTGACGAGGTGTATACTGAATTGTTACCGGCCGACAAGGTAGAAAAAATTGAGGCTCTGGATGCTAAGAAATCTCATAAGGGGAAAATTGTATTTGTTGGAGATGGTATCAATGATGCTCCGGTACTTGCAAGAGCGGATATTGGCGTGGCAATGGGCGGCTTGGGGTCTGATGCTGCAATTGAAGCAGCTGATATAGTTATCATGACGGATGAACCATCAAAAATTGTCACTGCAATTAAAGTAGCAAAAAGGACTAGGAAAATTGTGATTCAAAACATTGTGCTTTCATTAGTGGTTAAAGCCATATTCCTTGCACTTGGTGCGGTGGGAGTTGCAACTATGTGGGAAGCTGTATTCGCTGACGTGGGTGTGGCAATAATCGCAATATTAAATGCAATGAGGGTAATGAATACAAAAAGTATATAG
- a CDS encoding recombinase family protein → MRKVTRIDGNNALQAFKPKVRVAAYCRVSTDSDEQMASLEAQKDHYESYIKANPDWEFAGIYYDEGISGTKKENRTGLLRLLADCENKKIDFIITKSVSRFARNTTDCIEMVRKLTDLGVFIYFEKENINTQRMDGELVLTILSSLAENESLSIAENSKWSIRRRFQNGTYKISYPPYGYDYVDGKLFINKEQAEIVKRIFSEALAGKGTQKIADGLNSDKIPTKRGSHWTATTIRGILNNEKYTGDVLLQKTYTDENFKRHYNHGEKDQYMIKDHHEAIISHEEFEAVKEILKQRGKEKGVIKGSSKYQNRYPFSGKIKCAECGSSLKRRIHGSGDRKYIAWCCTKHIKDASSCSMKFVREDAIHQAFVVMINKLIFGHKFILRPLLQSLKKTNYSDNITKIQEMETKIKENTERVQVIMGLMAKGYLDPALFNTQKNELLKEAAILKEQKEAIKRAIDGSQTILVEVEKLLKFATKAEKQIDAFDSDIFENFIEEIIVFSQEEIGFKMKCGLNLRERLVK, encoded by the coding sequence GTGAGAAAGGTAACAAGGATTGATGGAAACAATGCTCTCCAAGCTTTCAAGCCAAAGGTGAGGGTAGCGGCTTATTGCAGGGTTTCAACAGACAGTGATGAACAAATGGCAAGCCTGGAAGCACAAAAAGACCATTATGAATCCTATATAAAAGCAAATCCTGATTGGGAATTTGCAGGGATTTACTATGATGAAGGCATATCAGGCACAAAAAAGGAGAACCGAACTGGACTTTTAAGGCTGCTTGCAGATTGTGAAAACAAGAAAATTGACTTTATTATAACCAAGTCAGTCAGCAGATTTGCCAGAAACACAACCGACTGTATTGAGATGGTGAGAAAACTTACCGATCTCGGTGTTTTCATCTATTTCGAGAAAGAGAATATAAACACGCAGCGCATGGATGGCGAATTAGTGCTGACAATTCTGAGCAGCCTTGCGGAAAACGAATCCTTATCCATTGCTGAAAATAGTAAGTGGTCTATCAGGCGCAGATTTCAAAACGGAACATACAAGATTTCATACCCTCCCTATGGTTACGATTATGTGGATGGAAAGCTATTTATCAATAAAGAACAAGCTGAAATCGTAAAGCGGATTTTTTCTGAGGCATTGGCCGGTAAAGGCACACAGAAAATTGCAGATGGGTTAAATTCGGATAAAATCCCAACAAAGAGAGGTTCACATTGGACAGCGACCACTATCCGCGGTATTCTTAACAATGAAAAATATACCGGGGATGTCCTTCTGCAAAAAACCTATACAGATGAGAATTTTAAGCGGCATTATAATCATGGGGAAAAAGATCAATACATGATAAAAGATCATCATGAAGCCATTATATCCCATGAGGAATTTGAAGCCGTCAAAGAAATATTGAAGCAAAGAGGTAAAGAAAAAGGCGTAATCAAGGGAAGCAGTAAATATCAAAACCGCTACCCTTTCTCGGGGAAAATCAAATGCGCAGAATGTGGCAGCAGTTTAAAGCGTCGAATTCATGGCAGCGGTGACCGTAAATATATTGCATGGTGCTGCACAAAGCATATAAAGGACGCATCAAGCTGTTCCATGAAGTTTGTCAGAGAGGATGCGATCCATCAGGCCTTCGTTGTTATGATTAATAAGCTTATTTTCGGTCATAAGTTCATTCTAAGGCCATTGTTGCAAAGCTTAAAGAAGACAAATTACTCAGATAACATAACAAAGATTCAGGAGATGGAAACAAAAATCAAAGAAAATACAGAGCGAGTTCAGGTGATTATGGGACTTATGGCCAAAGGATACCTGGACCCCGCTCTTTTTAATACACAGAAAAATGAGCTGCTCAAAGAAGCAGCCATATTAAAAGAACAAAAAGAAGCCATAAAACGCGCAATCGATGGGAGTCAGACTATCCTCGTTGAGGTTGAGAAGCTTCTTAAATTTGCAACGAAAGCTGAAAAGCAGATTGATGCATTTGATAGCGATATATTTGAGAACTTTATTGAAGAAATCATTGTGTTTTCACAGGAGGAAATAGGTTTCAAAATGAAATGCGGGTTGAACTTAAGGGAAAGGTTGGTGAAATGA
- a CDS encoding N-acetylmuramoyl-L-alanine amidase, protein MKLYTKYMTRNDCYTAGRKITPKGIMVHSTAVPGVMAAEWFSRWNKSYKAGEINRQVCVHAFVDDKEVWQYLPWDHRGWHAGGAANNTHIGFEICEPAGFSYKSGSVMVGYDAAKQEDYFRKAWQNAVELCVMLCKKYGLNENDIICHSEGYKLGIASNHAEVMHWFPKHGENMDTFRKAVKKALENSTDINTDIGIGDMVEFKVSVKNYYPGSVEVPTWVKNDYYHRVTQTLYKGKPVIKGGKECVLLGKKVKKSGGQEIAGINTWVAKENLVIVNSIPDNKGNRTYTVQKGDTLWRIAEKELGRGTRYPEIKKLNGLTSDTIYPGQVLKLPE, encoded by the coding sequence ATGAAGCTGTACACGAAGTACATGACGCGAAACGATTGCTATACAGCTGGTCGAAAAATCACGCCTAAAGGAATCATGGTACATTCGACAGCTGTGCCGGGTGTAATGGCGGCTGAGTGGTTTTCCCGTTGGAACAAATCTTACAAGGCCGGCGAAATAAATAGGCAGGTATGTGTTCACGCTTTTGTAGACGATAAAGAGGTTTGGCAGTATCTCCCTTGGGATCATCGCGGGTGGCATGCGGGAGGAGCAGCCAACAATACCCATATTGGCTTTGAAATCTGTGAGCCTGCTGGGTTTTCGTATAAATCCGGGTCGGTAATGGTGGGTTATGATGCAGCAAAGCAGGAAGATTATTTCCGCAAAGCATGGCAGAACGCCGTTGAACTCTGCGTTATGCTCTGCAAGAAGTACGGCCTTAATGAGAATGACATCATCTGCCACTCCGAAGGATACAAGCTCGGTATTGCCAGCAACCATGCTGAGGTGATGCACTGGTTTCCCAAGCATGGGGAGAATATGGACACTTTCCGTAAAGCAGTAAAAAAAGCGCTGGAGAACAGTACAGATATCAATACTGATATTGGAATTGGAGATATGGTGGAGTTTAAGGTCAGTGTAAAGAATTACTACCCCGGCAGTGTGGAAGTTCCAACGTGGGTTAAAAATGACTATTACCACAGGGTCACACAAACTTTATACAAAGGCAAGCCGGTCATAAAAGGCGGCAAAGAATGTGTTTTGCTTGGCAAAAAGGTTAAGAAATCCGGCGGTCAAGAGATTGCAGGCATAAACACTTGGGTAGCAAAAGAAAACCTTGTAATTGTAAACAGCATTCCTGATAACAAGGGCAATAGAACCTATACAGTGCAAAAAGGCGACACCTTATGGAGAATAGCAGAAAAAGAACTCGGTAGAGGAACAAGATATCCGGAGATTAAGAAACTCAATGGCCTGACTTCAGATACTATTTACCCCGGACAAGTTCTCAAATTGCCGGAATAA
- a CDS encoding Csac_0668 family 2Fe-2S cluster-binding (seleno)protein → MGKETLSNYCCGNLGESSCEVEKNNFCPVCEKQGTLVKNITVKHMVLNELTEQIGDNDYYLCMNEECDITYYNTKFNVKFNKQQVKVPIWFKKDADPKYACYCSEVTEDQVIEAVVKHGAKTVKEVNAITGAMKNSNCKENNPLGVCCHKIIQEAIDKGLK, encoded by the coding sequence ATGGGAAAGGAAACTTTGAGTAATTATTGTTGCGGAAATTTAGGAGAATCATCTTGTGAGGTAGAAAAGAACAATTTTTGTCCTGTATGCGAAAAACAAGGTACTCTTGTTAAAAACATTACAGTAAAGCATATGGTACTTAACGAGTTAACGGAACAAATCGGTGATAACGATTATTATTTATGTATGAATGAGGAATGTGATATTACTTACTATAATACGAAATTTAATGTTAAGTTTAATAAACAACAGGTTAAAGTCCCAATATGGTTTAAGAAAGATGCAGATCCTAAGTATGCTTGTTATTGCAGCGAAGTCACAGAAGATCAGGTAATTGAAGCAGTTGTAAAGCATGGCGCGAAAACCGTAAAAGAAGTGAATGCCATAACTGGGGCAATGAAAAATTCTAATTGTAAAGAAAACAATCCGTTGGGAGTATGTTGCCATAAGATTATTCAGGAAGCTATCGATAAAGGCTTAAAGTAA
- a CDS encoding SHOCT domain-containing protein, producing MIEGANHLPYNPQETKYSKITQEEIQREVDYWRAYKILQKMLKAGLISEEEFNKIDKLNRKTFSPMYAQLMA from the coding sequence ATGATAGAGGGGGCTAATCATTTACCATATAACCCGCAGGAAACGAAATATTCAAAGATAACACAGGAGGAAATTCAAAGAGAGGTTGATTACTGGCGGGCATATAAAATCCTGCAAAAGATGCTTAAGGCGGGACTGATTTCAGAAGAAGAATTCAACAAAATCGACAAATTGAACCGCAAAACTTTCTCTCCGATGTACGCACAGCTTATGGCCTAA
- the ltrA gene encoding group II intron reverse transcriptase/maturase → MIAEKAINTHEKVRDFQNRLYLTAKADRKRKFYALYDKIYRKDILEEAWKRVKQNGGAGGIDKVSIDDVKAYGEEKLLDEIAEDLRAEKYRCKPVRRTYIPKQDGRKRALGIPTIKDRIVQMAAKIVIEPVFEADFQPCSYGFRPKRNAKQAMDRIYEMADKGGALWVIDADIRDYFGSINHDKLLLLVKQRITDRRVLKLIKGWLKAGVLEDGQYSESTVGAPQGGVISPLLSNIYLNYFDVCWSKRFGHLGELVRYADDFVILCKKLSQAEEALRAVKWIMKKLELTLHSEKTRLVDMYFGKDSFDFLGFNNRFQRFRNKSWQWYWTLQQIPSKKAMKKMRANIKEVFASPSKLLLSMEEMVKLLNPKIIGMRNYYARRFARPWLWKIDKYINFKFTRWYNRKKQRNYRLGNAAKVRELTKQAGLASMCG, encoded by the coding sequence GTGATTGCCGAAAAAGCTATAAACACCCATGAAAAAGTACGAGACTTCCAAAACAGACTATACCTTACAGCCAAAGCTGACCGAAAGAGAAAGTTCTATGCGTTGTATGACAAGATATACCGTAAGGACATCTTGGAAGAAGCATGGAAACGGGTAAAACAGAATGGTGGAGCAGGCGGTATTGACAAAGTCAGCATTGATGATGTGAAAGCGTACGGCGAAGAAAAACTGCTGGACGAAATAGCAGAAGATTTGCGGGCAGAGAAATATCGGTGCAAGCCTGTCAGACGAACCTATATTCCAAAACAAGATGGTAGAAAAAGAGCATTAGGAATACCTACGATTAAGGACAGAATAGTGCAGATGGCGGCAAAGATAGTAATAGAGCCGGTATTTGAAGCAGATTTTCAGCCTTGCTCGTATGGGTTCCGACCGAAAAGAAATGCAAAACAGGCAATGGACAGGATATATGAAATGGCAGACAAAGGCGGAGCATTATGGGTAATAGATGCTGACATAAGAGATTATTTTGGGAGCATCAACCATGATAAGCTGCTTTTGCTGGTCAAACAGAGAATAACTGACCGAAGGGTGCTGAAGCTGATAAAAGGCTGGCTGAAGGCAGGAGTGCTGGAAGACGGGCAATACAGTGAAAGTACTGTTGGTGCACCCCAGGGCGGAGTTATTTCACCACTGTTATCCAATATATATTTGAATTATTTTGATGTATGTTGGAGTAAGAGGTTCGGACACTTGGGAGAATTAGTACGATATGCAGATGATTTTGTGATATTATGCAAGAAGTTATCTCAAGCAGAAGAAGCGTTGCGTGCTGTAAAATGGATTATGAAAAAGCTGGAACTAACATTGCATAGTGAGAAAACAAGGCTTGTTGATATGTATTTCGGAAAAGACAGCTTTGATTTTCTCGGCTTCAACAACAGATTTCAGCGATTCAGAAACAAAAGCTGGCAGTGGTATTGGACACTACAGCAGATACCGTCCAAGAAGGCTATGAAGAAAATGAGGGCTAACATCAAAGAGGTGTTTGCAAGTCCGAGCAAATTGCTGTTGAGCATGGAAGAGATGGTTAAGTTGCTCAATCCTAAAATCATTGGCATGAGAAACTATTATGCCAGACGATTTGCAAGACCATGGTTATGGAAGATAGATAAGTATATCAATTTTAAGTTTACCCGTTGGTACAATCGGAAGAAACAACGTAACTATAGGCTAGGGAATGCTGCTAAAGTCAGAGAATTGACTAAGCAAGCGGGACTGGCAAGTATGTGCGGCTGA
- a CDS encoding recombinase encodes MRVELKGKVGEMMSHIPFGYNIQNGRAVVNEEEAVKIEKLFEAYLSGLSLSKAAQKAGIKRYHTSVARMLADKRYVEDKFYPQIISKDTFGKAQLERHRRAEALGRIYEHKGNEKKCLNFKFHASMPDNLYDDPFQQAEYAYSLIKSEVILDDNQECYGNSCP; translated from the coding sequence ATGCGGGTTGAACTTAAGGGAAAGGTTGGTGAAATGATGAGCCATATACCTTTTGGATATAACATTCAAAACGGCAGGGCTGTCGTTAATGAAGAGGAAGCAGTTAAGATTGAGAAACTATTTGAGGCTTATCTTTCCGGGCTTTCTTTAAGCAAAGCGGCACAAAAAGCAGGTATTAAGCGTTACCACACATCTGTTGCAAGAATGCTGGCAGATAAACGGTATGTTGAGGACAAATTCTATCCGCAAATTATCAGCAAGGACACATTCGGAAAAGCACAACTGGAAAGACACAGGCGAGCTGAGGCGCTTGGCAGGATTTATGAACATAAAGGAAATGAAAAGAAATGCCTGAATTTTAAGTTTCATGCTTCAATGCCGGATAATCTATACGATGATCCATTTCAGCAGGCAGAGTATGCTTATAGTCTTATTAAGAGCGAGGTGATTTTAGATGACAACCAGGAATGTTACGGTAATTCCTGCCCGTAA